A window of the Sabethes cyaneus chromosome 1, idSabCyanKW18_F2, whole genome shotgun sequence genome harbors these coding sequences:
- the LOC128743187 gene encoding pupal cuticle protein 27 codes for MNTLLILSAVVTVIAAQRDYTTPVPILKQINRHNEDGSYSYGYEAADGSFKIETKYPTGEVQGKYGYIDDAGKLREIEYGASKRGFEPAGTDINVPPPTLTNNNHAYPPLGPDEEDDGQYREDPSIYYKDSRYNTKPSAPAYQPRPAPVQYNPAPQQYYQNNVTPAPAYQQPQHRFQAQPQPQQQYYRPAQQRAEYWHPNAQVDINTGSYSLSYTG; via the exons CTCATACTGTCCGCAGTTGTGACGGTGATCGCCGCCCAGAGGGACTACACCACACCGGTTCCCATCCTGAAGCAGATCAACCGACACAACGAGGATGGTAGCTACAGCTACGGTTACGAAGCTGCCGATGGCTCGTTCAAAATAGAAACCAAATATCCCACCGGAGAAGTGCAGGGCAAGTACGGCTACATCGACGATGCCGGAAAGCTTCGCGAAATCGAGTACGGAGCGAGTAAACGAGGATTCGAACCGGCCG GTACCGACATCAACGTACCACCGCCGACGTTAACAAACAACAATCACGCCTACCCGCCACTGGGTCCGGACGAGGAAGACGACGGCCAGTATCGGGAGGACCCTAGCATCTACTATAAGGACTCGCGGTATAACACGAAGCCATCGGCACCCGCCTATCAGCCGCGTCCAGCTCCCGTTCAGTATAATCCTGCTCCACAGCAGTACTACCAGAACAACGTAACACCTGCTCCGGCGTATCAGCAGCCACAGCACCGCTTCCAGGCACAACCACAGCCACAGCAACAGTACTATCGGCCGGCTCAGCAACGTGCCGAATACTGGCATCCGAACGCCCAAGTGGACATCAACACCGGATCGTATTCACTTAGCTACACCGGTTGA